The following coding sequences are from one uncultured Devosia sp. window:
- a CDS encoding LysR substrate-binding domain-containing protein produces MSNLPPLTAVRAFEAVARHLSFTRAAEELGMTQAAVSYQIKILEERVGAPLFLRKPRQIMLSETGARLAPRVAQAFEMMRTAFADMRGQVDNLLSITSVPTFASQWLAQNLGLFQIAHPDIAVRLDSSSNLADLVNDEFDIGIRTIPGPQESKGLVCHLLLEADFTPLLSPALADSVGGINQPEDLLKLPILDPEDEWLAQWFAAVGVPGYSIEGRPLSMMGLQSLLATAAMAGRGVSMLTPAFFKDDIAAGRLIQPFDLLAPAGRGYYLVYPESRRNSPKIKAFRDWILEASRPLRGDS; encoded by the coding sequence ATGTCGAACCTGCCGCCTTTGACGGCCGTGCGCGCATTCGAAGCCGTTGCCCGGCATTTGAGCTTTACCCGCGCTGCCGAGGAATTGGGCATGACCCAGGCTGCGGTGAGCTATCAGATCAAGATTCTGGAGGAGCGCGTTGGTGCGCCGCTGTTCCTGCGCAAGCCGCGGCAGATCATGCTGAGCGAGACCGGCGCCCGGCTCGCGCCGCGGGTCGCGCAGGCCTTCGAGATGATGCGAACCGCCTTTGCCGACATGCGCGGGCAGGTCGACAACTTGCTTTCGATCACCTCGGTCCCAACCTTTGCCAGCCAATGGCTGGCGCAGAACCTTGGCCTGTTCCAGATCGCTCACCCGGACATTGCCGTGCGGCTCGACAGTTCCAGCAATCTTGCCGATCTGGTCAATGACGAGTTCGACATCGGCATCAGAACCATACCCGGTCCTCAGGAGAGCAAGGGGCTGGTCTGCCACCTGCTGCTGGAGGCCGACTTTACGCCGCTGCTGAGCCCCGCGCTGGCGGACAGTGTCGGCGGTATCAACCAGCCCGAGGACCTGCTGAAACTGCCCATTCTCGACCCCGAGGATGAATGGCTGGCGCAATGGTTCGCCGCCGTCGGCGTGCCCGGCTATTCCATCGAAGGGCGGCCGCTCAGCATGATGGGCCTGCAGAGCCTCCTCGCCACGGCCGCCATGGCCGGGCGCGGCGTCTCCATGCTGACGCCAGCCTTCTTCAAGGACGACATTGCCGCCGGCCGCTTGATCCAGCCCTTCGACCTGCTCGCACCGGCGGGCAGGGGCTATTACCTCGTCTATCCCGAAAGCCGCCGCAACAGCCCCAAGATCAAGGCCTTCCGCGACTGGATTCTCGAAGCCAGCAGGCCGCTTCGCGGAGACAGCTAG
- the cydX gene encoding cytochrome bd-I oxidase subunit CydX, producing MWYFSWILGLGLACSFAILNAMWFEMREDRRIAIEEGREPIQR from the coding sequence ATGTGGTATTTCTCATGGATCCTCGGCCTGGGTCTCGCCTGCTCCTTTGCCATCCTCAACGCCATGTGGTTCGAGATGCGCGAGGACCGGCGCATCGCCATTGAAGAAGGCCGGGAGCCGATCCAGCGCTGA
- a CDS encoding DUF5680 domain-containing protein, whose amino-acid sequence MDLDQLNAIITRAKAATYVGGGMPAPSSRLGSHDIGWAEGDWHYLDSYFGGTDFLGQEVLWHAGSPVWSMSYYGYIRRADLIDGERAGATIKGALAALYGEGRFLGGFEWDGPHGHYRDANEGSVAQFRGREAILVGRVEAYALDYFGGLIRA is encoded by the coding sequence ATGGACCTCGACCAGCTCAATGCCATCATCACCCGCGCCAAGGCCGCGACCTATGTGGGTGGCGGCATGCCCGCACCATCGAGCCGGCTGGGCTCGCACGACATCGGCTGGGCCGAGGGCGACTGGCACTATCTCGACAGCTATTTCGGCGGGACGGACTTTCTGGGGCAAGAAGTGCTCTGGCATGCCGGGAGCCCGGTCTGGTCGATGAGCTACTACGGCTATATCCGCCGCGCCGACCTGATCGACGGCGAAAGGGCAGGGGCGACCATCAAAGGCGCGCTGGCGGCCCTCTATGGCGAGGGGCGGTTTCTCGGCGGCTTCGAGTGGGACGGCCCGCATGGGCACTATCGTGATGCCAATGAGGGCAGTGTCGCCCAGTTCCGGGGGCGCGAGGCGATCCTCGTCGGCAGGGTGGAAGCCTATGCGCTGGACTATTTCGGCGGGCTGATCCGGGCATGA
- the cydB gene encoding cytochrome d ubiquinol oxidase subunit II, whose protein sequence is MTTLPLDYETLRLIWWLLLGILLIGFAIMGGRDLGVGALLPITARNDEERRVLINLIGPTWEGNQVWLILGGGAIFAAFPPLYAVSFSGFYLAMFVILLALIIRPVGFKFRGKVKDPRWRATWDWALFIGGFVPSVIFGVAVGNVLLGAPFHLDDTMRSFYTGSFFGLLTPFALLCGLVSLGMIATQGAAVIATRTEGAIARRARTYGSISAIATIVLFALAGVWVALGIDGYAITSAVDGNAAINPLAKTVALTRGGWLANYGTYPWMIAAPVIGFLGLLGALLGLQLRWRLPTLLASSLAIFGVVSTAGLSLFPFLLPSSTLPESSLTLWDASSSHLTLFIMLIATAIFLPIILAYTAWVFRVMRGTVSTTSLEKNPNAY, encoded by the coding sequence GTGACCACTCTCCCGCTCGACTACGAAACCCTCCGCCTCATCTGGTGGCTGCTGCTGGGCATCTTGCTGATCGGCTTCGCCATCATGGGCGGCCGTGACCTGGGCGTCGGCGCGTTGCTGCCGATCACCGCGCGCAATGATGAAGAACGCCGCGTGCTTATCAACCTGATCGGCCCGACCTGGGAAGGCAATCAGGTCTGGCTCATCCTGGGTGGCGGCGCCATTTTTGCGGCCTTCCCGCCGCTCTATGCCGTCAGCTTCTCCGGCTTCTATCTCGCCATGTTCGTGATCCTGCTGGCGCTGATCATTCGGCCCGTGGGCTTCAAGTTCCGCGGCAAGGTCAAGGACCCGCGCTGGCGCGCCACCTGGGACTGGGCGCTGTTCATCGGCGGCTTCGTGCCCTCGGTGATCTTCGGTGTTGCCGTGGGCAATGTCCTGCTCGGGGCGCCCTTCCATCTCGATGACACCATGCGCAGCTTCTACACCGGCAGTTTCTTCGGCCTGCTGACGCCCTTCGCGCTGCTCTGTGGTCTGGTGAGCCTGGGCATGATTGCGACGCAAGGCGCCGCCGTCATTGCCACCCGCACAGAGGGGGCAATCGCCAGGCGGGCGCGGACCTATGGCAGCATCTCGGCCATTGCCACCATCGTGCTCTTTGCCCTGGCCGGCGTCTGGGTTGCCTTGGGCATCGACGGCTACGCCATCACCAGCGCTGTCGACGGCAATGCCGCCATCAATCCGCTGGCCAAGACGGTGGCGCTGACCCGCGGCGGCTGGCTGGCCAATTACGGCACCTATCCCTGGATGATTGCCGCACCGGTCATCGGCTTCCTGGGGCTCCTTGGTGCTCTGCTTGGCCTGCAATTGCGCTGGCGCCTGCCGACGCTGCTGGCATCGAGCCTTGCCATCTTCGGCGTGGTCTCGACGGCGGGGCTGTCGCTCTTCCCCTTCCTCCTGCCATCCTCGACGCTGCCGGAATCCAGCCTTACCCTCTGGGATGCGTCGTCCAGCCATCTGACGCTCTTCATCATGCTGATCGCCACGGCCATCTTCCTGCCGATCATCCTGGCCTACACGGCCTGGGTGTTCCGGGTAATGCGCGGCACGGTCAGCACGACATCGCTCGAAAAGAACCCCAACGCCTATTAG
- a CDS encoding bifunctional rhamnulose-1-phosphate aldolase/short-chain dehydrogenase yields the protein MSTSAPKRLANLWDDAKAAAMSEPERLVYRSNLLGSDKRVTNYGGGNTSSKIMQKDPLTGETVEVLWVKGSGGDSASIKLDGFSTLYMDKLRALKGLYRGVEFEDEMVGYLPHATFNLNPRAASIDTPLHAYVNHAYVDHMHPDAIIAIAASKNSKELTQQIFGDSIGWLPWKKPGFELGLWLGKYCEENPNSRGLILESHGLFTWGDTPKECYETTLEIINKAMDWFETETEGKTIFGGAATTSLDADARRAVAARLMPKIRGFISEDSHKLGHFDDSAAVLEFVNSKNLRPLAALGTSCPDHFLRTKIRPLVIDFDPANPDVDAVIAGLADQIAAYRVDYQAYYDRCKHDNSPAVRDPNAVVYLIPGVGMLTFAKDKATARISGEFYVNAINVMRGSSTVSEYQGLPEQEAFDIEYWLLEEAKLARMPKPKALAGKIALVTGGAGGIGKATAARLLREGACVVLADIDQTALDNATEELSGVFGKDFVRPVNINVTREEQVIAGFAHAVVEFGGLDILVSNAGLASSAPIEETTLELWNKNMDILSTGYFLVSREAFRLFRQQKIGGNVVFVASKNGLAASPNASAYCTAKAAEIHLARCLALEGAGEQIRVNVVNPDAVLRGSKIWAGEWLEQRASTYKTDKDGLEEMYRERSMLKRSVFPEDIAEAIYFFASEASAKSTGNIINVDAGNAQSFTR from the coding sequence ATGTCCACTTCTGCGCCCAAGCGCCTCGCAAATCTCTGGGATGACGCCAAGGCTGCCGCCATGAGCGAGCCCGAGCGCCTCGTCTATCGTTCCAACCTGCTGGGCAGCGACAAGCGCGTCACCAATTATGGTGGCGGCAATACGTCGTCCAAGATCATGCAGAAGGACCCGCTGACCGGCGAGACCGTGGAAGTGCTGTGGGTCAAGGGTTCGGGCGGCGACAGCGCCTCGATCAAGCTCGATGGCTTCTCGACCCTCTATATGGACAAGCTGCGCGCCCTCAAGGGCCTCTATCGCGGCGTCGAATTCGAAGACGAGATGGTGGGTTACCTGCCCCACGCCACGTTCAACCTGAACCCGCGCGCCGCTTCGATCGACACCCCGCTGCATGCCTATGTGAACCACGCCTATGTGGACCATATGCATCCCGACGCGATCATTGCCATCGCCGCTTCGAAGAACTCCAAGGAACTGACCCAGCAGATTTTCGGCGACAGCATTGGCTGGCTGCCGTGGAAGAAGCCGGGCTTCGAGCTGGGCTTGTGGCTGGGCAAGTATTGCGAAGAGAACCCCAATTCGCGCGGCCTGATCCTGGAATCGCATGGCCTGTTCACCTGGGGCGACACGCCCAAGGAATGCTACGAAACCACGCTCGAAATCATCAACAAGGCGATGGACTGGTTCGAGACCGAGACGGAAGGCAAGACCATTTTCGGTGGCGCCGCGACCACCTCGCTCGATGCCGATGCCCGTCGCGCCGTTGCAGCCCGCCTGATGCCCAAAATCCGCGGCTTCATCTCGGAAGACAGCCACAAGCTGGGCCATTTCGATGACAGCGCGGCCGTGCTGGAATTCGTGAACTCGAAGAACCTGCGTCCGCTTGCGGCTCTGGGCACCTCCTGCCCCGACCATTTCCTCCGCACCAAGATCCGTCCGCTGGTGATCGACTTCGATCCGGCGAACCCGGACGTGGATGCCGTGATCGCTGGCCTCGCCGACCAGATCGCCGCCTATCGCGTCGACTACCAGGCCTATTACGATCGCTGCAAGCACGACAATTCGCCAGCCGTGCGCGATCCCAATGCCGTGGTCTATCTGATCCCGGGCGTCGGCATGCTGACCTTTGCCAAGGACAAGGCCACCGCCCGCATTTCCGGCGAATTCTATGTCAACGCCATCAACGTGATGCGCGGGTCGTCGACCGTGTCGGAATATCAGGGCCTGCCCGAGCAGGAAGCCTTCGACATCGAATACTGGCTGCTTGAAGAAGCAAAGCTCGCCCGCATGCCCAAGCCCAAGGCGCTGGCTGGCAAGATTGCCCTGGTCACCGGCGGCGCCGGCGGCATCGGCAAGGCCACCGCTGCCCGCCTCCTCCGTGAAGGCGCGTGTGTGGTGCTGGCCGATATCGACCAGACGGCGCTCGACAATGCGACCGAGGAACTGTCGGGCGTGTTCGGCAAGGACTTTGTCCGCCCGGTCAATATCAATGTGACCCGCGAAGAGCAGGTCATCGCCGGCTTCGCTCATGCCGTGGTCGAATTTGGTGGCCTCGACATCCTCGTGTCGAATGCCGGCCTTGCCTCTTCGGCACCGATCGAAGAGACGACGCTCGAGCTGTGGAACAAGAACATGGACATCCTGTCCACGGGCTATTTCCTCGTTTCGCGCGAGGCCTTCCGCCTGTTCCGCCAGCAGAAGATCGGCGGCAATGTGGTGTTCGTCGCGTCCAAGAACGGTCTTGCCGCTTCGCCCAACGCGTCGGCCTATTGCACCGCCAAGGCTGCGGAAATCCACCTGGCACGATGCCTGGCGCTTGAAGGCGCAGGCGAACAGATCCGCGTCAATGTGGTCAATCCCGACGCCGTGCTGCGTGGCTCCAAGATCTGGGCCGGCGAATGGCTCGAGCAGCGCGCCTCGACCTACAAGACCGACAAGGATGGCCTTGAGGAGATGTATCGCGAGCGTTCCATGCTCAAGCGTTCGGTCTTCCCCGAGGATATCGCCGAAGCCATCTACTTCTTCGCTTCGGAAGCCTCGGCCAAGTCGACCGGCAACATCATCAATGTCGACGCGGGCAACGCCCAGTCGTTCACGCGCTAG
- the rhaI gene encoding L-rhamnose catabolism isomerase, producing the protein MTEYMIDTSVVEAENAKRVDDLHADYESLGERLDRRGIAIDDIKAKVAEFSVALPSWAVGTGGTRFAKFPGAGEPRDVFDKIEDCAVVTQLSQASRTISLHIPWDKADPNRLKQAASRFNLGFDAMNSNTFSDARGQLQSYKFGSLSHADKGTRQQAIEHNLECIEIGKTIGSKALTIWIGDGSNFPGQVNFADQFGHYLDSAKAIYADLPDDWKLYTEHKMYEPAFYSTVVQDWGTNYIIAKELGDKALCLVDLGHHAPNVNIEMIVSRLAQFGKLGGFHFNDSKYGDDDLDAGAIDPYRLFLVFNELVDIENRQPDFHPAHMLDQSHNVTDPIESLMLSASDVQRAYAQALLVDRTTLKGAQEANDALTATQQLRHAYRTDVEPILAMSRLEKGGAIDLLATYRASGYRQKVAEVRPAVEGGSGGIV; encoded by the coding sequence ATGACCGAATATATGATCGACACTTCCGTCGTCGAAGCCGAGAATGCCAAGCGGGTCGATGACCTGCATGCCGACTATGAATCGCTGGGCGAACGCCTCGACCGACGCGGCATTGCCATTGACGACATCAAGGCCAAGGTTGCCGAGTTTTCCGTGGCCCTGCCTTCCTGGGCCGTGGGCACCGGCGGCACGCGCTTTGCCAAATTCCCCGGCGCCGGCGAGCCGCGCGACGTCTTCGACAAGATCGAGGATTGCGCCGTGGTCACCCAGCTGTCGCAGGCCAGCCGCACGATCTCGCTGCATATTCCGTGGGACAAGGCCGATCCGAACCGGCTGAAGCAGGCCGCCAGCCGCTTCAACCTCGGCTTTGACGCGATGAATTCGAACACCTTCTCGGATGCCCGCGGGCAGCTGCAGAGCTACAAGTTCGGTTCGCTGTCGCATGCTGACAAGGGCACGCGCCAGCAGGCGATCGAGCACAATCTCGAATGTATCGAAATCGGCAAGACGATCGGCTCCAAGGCGCTGACCATCTGGATCGGCGACGGTTCGAACTTCCCCGGCCAGGTCAATTTCGCCGACCAGTTCGGCCATTACCTCGACTCGGCCAAGGCGATCTATGCCGACCTGCCCGACGACTGGAAGCTCTACACCGAGCACAAGATGTACGAGCCGGCGTTCTATTCGACCGTCGTGCAGGATTGGGGCACCAATTACATCATCGCCAAGGAGCTGGGCGACAAGGCCCTGTGCCTCGTCGACCTCGGCCACCACGCGCCGAATGTGAACATCGAGATGATCGTTTCCCGCCTTGCCCAGTTCGGCAAGCTCGGCGGCTTCCATTTCAATGACAGCAAGTATGGCGACGACGACCTCGACGCCGGTGCGATCGATCCCTACCGCCTGTTCCTGGTGTTCAACGAGCTGGTCGACATCGAAAACCGCCAGCCCGATTTCCACCCGGCGCACATGCTCGACCAGTCCCACAATGTCACCGACCCGATCGAGTCGCTGATGCTGTCGGCTTCGGACGTGCAGCGTGCCTATGCGCAGGCGCTGCTGGTTGACCGCACGACGCTCAAGGGCGCGCAGGAGGCCAATGACGCGCTGACCGCAACCCAGCAGCTGCGTCACGCCTATCGTACCGATGTCGAGCCGATCCTGGCCATGTCGCGCCTCGAAAAGGGCGGCGCCATCGACCTGCTCGCCACCTACCGCGCCTCAGGCTACCGCCAGAAGGTCGCCGAAGTGCGGCCGGCGGTCGAAGGCGGCTCGGGCGGGATCGTCTAA
- a CDS encoding CoA-acylating methylmalonate-semialdehyde dehydrogenase yields the protein MRTIGHFINGTETTGNSAEFVDVFNPATGEVQARVALATEADLNAAVASAAEAQPKWAATNPQRRARVFFNFVALINRDMQALAELLSLEHGKTVDDAKGDILRGLEVAEFVAGAPHLLKGEFTDGAGPGIDMYSMRQPVGIGAGITPFNFPAMIPLWMLSPAIAAGNAFILKPSERDPSVPVKLAELAIEAGLPPGILNVVHGGKAVVDGILHHDQISAVSFVGSTPIARYVYATAAAEGKRVQAFGGAKNHMIIMPDADMEKAADALMGAGFGSAGERCMAVSVAVPVGDETADRIIAALKPRIEKLKVGPASDKGSEMGPVITKASQDKINGLIDKGVEQGAELVVDGRGFKLQGYENGYFVGPTLFDHVTADMDIYKEEIFGPVLSVVRSGTYEKALKLTMDNPYGNGTAIFTRDGDAARDFAARVNVGMVGINVPVPVPLAYHSFGGWKASAFGDLNQHGTDSIKFWTKTKTVTARWPSGIKDGAEFQMPVMK from the coding sequence ATGCGCACCATTGGCCATTTCATCAACGGCACCGAAACCACCGGCAACAGCGCCGAATTTGTGGATGTGTTCAATCCGGCCACCGGCGAGGTGCAGGCCCGCGTCGCGCTGGCCACCGAGGCTGACCTCAATGCTGCCGTCGCCTCCGCCGCCGAAGCCCAGCCCAAATGGGCCGCCACCAATCCGCAGCGTCGCGCCCGTGTTTTCTTCAACTTCGTCGCGCTGATCAACCGCGACATGCAGGCCCTGGCCGAATTGCTGAGCCTCGAGCACGGCAAGACCGTTGATGACGCCAAGGGCGATATCTTGCGGGGCCTCGAAGTGGCCGAGTTCGTTGCCGGTGCGCCCCATCTTCTCAAGGGCGAATTCACCGATGGCGCCGGCCCGGGCATCGACATGTATTCCATGCGCCAGCCGGTCGGCATCGGCGCCGGCATCACGCCGTTCAACTTCCCGGCGATGATCCCGCTCTGGATGCTGTCGCCCGCCATTGCCGCTGGCAATGCCTTTATCCTCAAACCCTCCGAACGCGATCCTTCCGTGCCGGTGAAGCTCGCCGAACTGGCCATTGAAGCCGGCCTGCCGCCGGGCATTCTCAATGTCGTCCATGGCGGCAAGGCGGTTGTCGATGGCATCCTGCATCACGACCAGATCAGTGCCGTGAGCTTTGTCGGCTCGACCCCGATCGCCCGCTATGTCTATGCCACAGCGGCGGCTGAAGGGAAGCGCGTGCAGGCCTTTGGCGGGGCCAAGAACCACATGATCATCATGCCCGATGCCGACATGGAAAAGGCCGCCGACGCCCTGATGGGTGCCGGCTTCGGCTCGGCTGGCGAGCGCTGCATGGCGGTCTCGGTGGCTGTGCCGGTGGGCGATGAAACCGCCGATCGCATCATTGCGGCGCTCAAGCCGCGCATCGAAAAGCTCAAGGTCGGCCCGGCGTCGGACAAGGGTTCTGAAATGGGCCCGGTCATCACCAAGGCCAGCCAGGACAAGATCAACGGCCTGATCGACAAGGGTGTGGAGCAGGGCGCCGAGCTGGTCGTGGACGGGCGTGGCTTCAAGCTGCAGGGCTACGAGAATGGCTATTTCGTCGGCCCGACGCTGTTCGACCATGTCACGGCCGACATGGACATCTACAAGGAAGAAATCTTCGGTCCGGTGCTGAGCGTTGTCCGTTCAGGCACTTACGAGAAGGCGCTCAAGCTCACCATGGACAATCCCTATGGCAATGGCACGGCGATCTTCACCCGCGACGGCGACGCGGCCCGCGACTTTGCCGCCCGCGTCAATGTCGGCATGGTGGGCATCAACGTGCCCGTGCCGGTGCCGCTGGCCTATCACAGCTTCGGCGGCTGGAAGGCCTCGGCCTTCGGCGACCTCAACCAGCATGGCACGGATTCGATCAAGTTCTGGACCAAGACCAAGACCGTCACGGCCCGTTGGCCGAGCGGCATCAAGGACGGCGCTGAATTCCAGATGCCGGTCATGAAGTAA
- a CDS encoding DUF1127 domain-containing protein produces the protein MNIRQKIAQFAQYQRTMRELNALDARQLNDLGITKGDIKNIARGTYAN, from the coding sequence ATGAACATCCGCCAGAAAATCGCTCAGTTTGCTCAGTATCAGCGCACCATGCGCGAGCTTAACGCTCTCGACGCCCGTCAGCTCAATGACCTCGGCATCACCAAGGGCGACATCAAGAATATCGCTCGCGGCACCTACGCCAACTAA
- the ybaK gene encoding Cys-tRNA(Pro) deacylase has protein sequence MSKTTPATLALAKAGIAFTTATYDYNPDADRVGLQAAEAMGVSPSIVLKTLMAEVDGKPVCVVVPSDEEVNMKKLAAAFGGKSAHMMKPADAERLTGYKVGGISPFGQKKLVPTCVEEMATLEEEVFLNGGQRGLQIRIRPDDLVAALGGKAADLIR, from the coding sequence ATGTCCAAGACCACGCCCGCGACGCTCGCTTTGGCCAAGGCCGGCATTGCCTTCACCACCGCCACCTATGACTACAATCCAGATGCCGATCGCGTCGGATTGCAGGCGGCCGAGGCCATGGGGGTATCGCCGTCTATCGTCCTCAAGACGCTGATGGCCGAGGTCGATGGCAAGCCGGTCTGCGTCGTGGTGCCGTCGGACGAGGAAGTGAACATGAAAAAGCTCGCCGCGGCCTTTGGCGGCAAGTCGGCGCATATGATGAAGCCGGCCGATGCCGAGCGGCTGACGGGCTACAAGGTGGGCGGGATCAGCCCGTTCGGACAGAAGAAACTCGTCCCGACCTGTGTCGAGGAAATGGCGACGTTGGAGGAGGAAGTCTTCCTCAACGGCGGGCAGCGTGGGCTGCAGATCCGGATCAGGCCGGATGACCTGGTTGCCGCATTGGGAGGCAAGGCCGCGGATCTGATCCGCTAG
- a CDS encoding LysR family transcriptional regulator, producing the protein MNWDDVRIFLAVARNGQILGAARSLGLNHATVARRLTALEESLGARLFARKTNGSELSGEGERFLVHAERMESAMLAASQAAGADSLIDGTVRVGAPDGFGVAFLAPRLGELSERHKGLRIELVPVPRAFSLSRREADIAVTLERPREGRLVARKLTDYRLGLYAAQSYLGAHGTPQALDDLSAHRLVGYVDDLLYTASLNYTDEFMKGWRSSLAVSSAMGQTEAVRAGAGIGILHAFMASRDAGLVPVLTEHRLTRSYWTVVHEDLRSIRRVALVADFLAEIVARDRSIF; encoded by the coding sequence ATGAATTGGGACGATGTGCGGATTTTCCTTGCCGTGGCGCGCAATGGGCAAATCCTGGGCGCTGCGCGCAGCCTTGGGCTCAACCATGCGACGGTCGCCCGGCGGCTGACGGCGCTGGAGGAGTCGCTGGGCGCTCGCCTCTTTGCCCGCAAGACCAATGGCAGCGAGCTTTCCGGCGAGGGCGAACGCTTCCTGGTCCATGCCGAGCGGATGGAAAGCGCCATGCTGGCCGCCAGCCAGGCGGCGGGCGCCGACAGCCTGATCGACGGCACGGTGCGGGTCGGTGCGCCGGACGGATTTGGCGTGGCATTCCTCGCGCCGCGGCTGGGCGAATTGTCCGAGCGTCATAAGGGCTTGCGCATCGAGCTGGTGCCGGTGCCGCGTGCCTTTTCGCTATCGCGCCGCGAGGCCGATATCGCCGTGACGCTAGAGCGGCCGCGCGAGGGTCGGCTGGTGGCGCGCAAGCTCACCGATTACCGGCTTGGGCTCTATGCGGCGCAGTCGTATCTCGGCGCCCATGGTACGCCACAGGCGCTCGACGATCTCTCGGCCCATCGCCTCGTCGGCTATGTCGATGACCTCCTCTATACCGCTTCGCTCAACTATACCGACGAGTTCATGAAAGGCTGGCGCTCGTCGCTGGCCGTGTCATCTGCCATGGGCCAGACCGAGGCGGTGCGCGCCGGGGCCGGCATTGGCATTCTGCATGCTTTCATGGCCAGCCGCGATGCCGGCCTCGTACCGGTGCTGACGGAACACAGGCTGACCCGCTCCTATTGGACCGTGGTGCATGAGGACCTGCGCAGCATTCGCCGCGTGGCGCTGGTCGCCGACTTCCTTGCCGAGATCGTGGCGCGGGACAGGTCGATCTTCTAG